The following are encoded together in the Salvelinus fontinalis isolate EN_2023a chromosome 38, ASM2944872v1, whole genome shotgun sequence genome:
- the LOC129837679 gene encoding RIIa domain-containing protein 1-like, whose amino-acid sequence MADKSGLEKLDFGALSIAQQQQLRQFKIITRINNEKYLREHPETEVLISNFLRDVFLKRPTDIREYAADYFTNPNLCLIIGSKLQGDPADTGTD is encoded by the exons ATGGCTGATAAAAGTGGTTTGGAGAAACTGGACTTTGGTGCATTAAGCATCGCGCAACAACAGCAACTCCGACAATTTAag ATCATTACGAGAATCAACAATGAAAAATATTTGAGAGAGCATCCAGAGACGGAGGTCTTAATAAGCAACTTCTTAAG AGATGTATTTCTCAAAAGACCCACAGACATTCGAGAGTATGCAGCAG ATTACTTCACCAACCCAAACCTTTGTTTGATCATTGGCTCCAAACTGCAGGGCGATCCTGCCGACACAGGCACAGACTGA